caaagttaaaaaaaaatacaaacaacccacattataaaaaagggttgatataacaaaagttaaaatataaaattagtgttataaatgtatataaacaaaagggcttaaaaaaattaaaacaataaatgaaagtttaaaactttcaaacacatcaaaacagttatgacgctgcaaacactggagtctgtcgggaagaagaaacgccattttattttttcccaatcttaatattcaaatgttaaaagtgtaaaaaagagcgtatattgattttaaaaaaaagaaaaacaaaaaagaagaaaaaaaccctaataggtcattttcaacgctaatagattaataatataaaaaaatataaagtcagaataagcccagcaaaaaaaaaagagctttaaccgtatgtaagaaatacatgtaaaccgtatcaaaaaaaaacccaaacgtcaatctataacagatccaaatctataggctaaattacattggtcagcccgataaaatgtcattgttccaggaaaccttgagcatccgctggcgatttaaacagccaaATAGTTCCATCTTGGagggtgactctcaggtgtgctggaaatagcaacgcttgcttgtagcctttctggtgaaaatttgacataaccgatctaaaagccagcctagcccgtaatacctccgggctatagtcctccagaatgTGAAAATTGAAGttttgataggttatcataccttttttatGAGCCGCACGAATCAGACGTTCTTTGATATGAGGATAATGGATTCTGAGGATTACGTGTTgtggtttcagacttgaatctgccTGAAATCGTGATACCCGGTGTGCCCGATCGATTATCGGGGGTTATCCAGGACCTCtgcgcccaggacatccactagaaatttagagaagaaaacggtcagatcaccgctttcaaatttttccgggatcccaattaaccgaagattttgtcttcgagagcgattttccaaatcagtaattttaactttgtaacgatccatctgttggaacgtcgaagtttgctcttcttgtattttttcgattatacgatccttcttacgagcggcttcttcaagaaccaaaatgcttgcttgttgtttttgtgattccagtgaaagggtcaggaacttttcttcgagtgatttcAAACGTTCGTCATACTGTGAAAATCTTGCGAATAATTTTTTCTCCAGATCTTCAAATTTAGCTTCTATAAACTTCACAACTActtctaaagttatcggttctttcgtctgtttcggttcttttgctttagacatttcagcaagttgagaataattcaaatagtttaaaaagaaaaattctatatgtttagacccctttagaataagtttaaggggtgtttgtaggttaaaaaacgtaaaaggtttggagcaaagcctagatgcggtttactccatgagcgccatcttgagacccaggacattccaaaccccatgtggattctgcgtgtctttctctcatttcctgcgtctcctgacctgaattaatagcgatcttgcgattctcaaaaaggtgggggctactttgtacccttctgcccctcagagttgggTCACAGGCGTAacaaaatataactcccaaactattgagctcgggggaaacaaggcttagagtcttgagatggtaaagtatggaagttcagttcatccacggaataggtgatgagagagagatatttgtaatccagggtaaatgtcgagagaaggcaattacgtcgatTTCCAAAGGTTCCATTGTGGTGAAACGagagaacagttgctgtagattttatgctTCATCGtttcaaatccacatacgaattatcaccgaaagtgacttgtcacaaggggtatcgccTTCAAGTGAATTATCACACCACACCCAGCCAAGCGTTAACACATAAgtagtcttcacaggataccccaaatcctATCCACACCTATGGATCAAATGAGGTgataaccacacattcgatgtatggtGAATCAAcacttaacccacccttgtgggcataggaaagctctaaacagtgacccttggccactagttccctggtttcgatccttccattttccctCCGTCTTCTCAGCCTGACTCTGAGTGtgagtcctcggttaaaactaaacaagctgtgagcgatgtaaacaagctgcaagcccgactgatttgccttcttaatcactctctctcttaaaatgaatgtccTCAGCAAGCAAAAGCAAGGAATTAATAacaatgtgaactgactggtgtgccagtagttgggatgactgaatgaatcctttccaacattctgagcaggtgaatagttCAGaatgtgtgaactgactggtgtttcagtaggctggatgacagagtgaatcccttcccacagactgagcaggtgaatggtttctccccagtgtgaactcgctgatgtaccttcagtttagatggcCGAGTGAAtgcctttccacagactgagcaggtgaacggtttctccccagtgtgaactgactgatgactCAGCAGGTTGGATGACGAAGTgagtcccttcccacagactgagcaggtgaacggcttctccccagtgtgaactcgctggtgactccgtaggttggatgaccgactgaatcccttcccacagtctaagcaggtgaatggcttctccccagtgtgaactcgctgatgactccgtaggtcggatgaccgactgaatcccttcccacagtctgagcaggtgaatggcttctccccagtgtgaactcgctggtgtgtcagtagttgggatgacacagtgaatcccttcccacattctgagcaggtgaacggcttctccccagtgtgaactgactggtgactctgtaggctggatgaccgactgaatcccttcccacagtctgagcaggtgaatggcttctctccagtgtgaagttgctgatgactctgtaggtgggatgagcaagtgaatcccttcccacagactgagcagatgaatggcttctccccagtgtgaactttctggtgtctctgtaggtcggatgaatcagtgaatcccttcccacattctgagcaggtgaatggcttctccccagtgtgaactcgctgatgtctcagtagttgggatgacacagtgaatgccttcccacattctgagcaggtgaatggcttctccccagtgtgaactcgctgatgactatgCAGGTTGGATagccgagtgaatcccttccaacagactgaacagatgaatggcttctccccagtgtgaactcgctgatgactatgCAGGTTGGATagccaagtgaatcccttcccacattctgagcaggtgaatggcttctccccagtgtgaactcgctggtgtgtcagtagttcagatgaccgagtgaatgccctcccacattctgagcaggtgaagggcttctccccagtgtgaactcgctggtgtatcagtagttcagatgaccgagtgaatgccctcccacattctgagcaggtgaatggcttctccccagtgtgaactcgctgatgacgctgtaggtgggatgactgagtgaatccctgcccacattctgagcaggtgaatggcttctccccagtgtgaactcgctgatgactctgtaggctggatgaccgagtgaatctcatcccacagactgagcaggtgaacggcctctctccagtgtgaactcgctgatgtaccttcagttgagatgaccgagtgaatcccttcccacagtccgagcaggtgaatgggcgCACCCCGgtctgaactcgctggtgtgccatgaGGTCAGAtgtccgagtgaatcctttcccagaaattcagcagatgaccagcttcTGACTgatgtgtccacaggtgggatgacagACTAAGTGCTTTcttacacacagaacaggtgaatgaccttgcccagtgtgaacttgctgatgtaccttcagttgagatgactgtctGAATCCATTCCCAATGTCTGAGCAGAAGAATGGGctctcccctgtgtaaaatgacgggcatgccagttggtcaaatgactgagtgaatcctgccCCGTAGTCTCATCAggtaggatggtcgattgaatcccttgcttcacttcttaaatatctagacagagacagcaaaactggtgtgccaTGTTTGAGCTTccgggagacaaattccttctcgtttttaacctgtaaaaagatttacaaaatccatcactgggtgtaggacaacacttcggatgagattacttgagttgccaaggtttgatacagcatcacactgttacagtgaggttccacCCAAGTTgcacagagaaatcatcttctaactgggcacagtgctggtatctgaaataaccatcaattccctgatgctcttcttgTTTCTAtaggaatggggcatttctgtggTCTCCAATttgtgccttggctcagtttggCTCCCTCCAtttgtattattccctgttcctgctgagctgcatgggtgcctggccacacagtaactgaaaaattctcacacaaatagtcttttttgacgtgcagctgggattttcttatatgtattattaacttaaagtgccacagttttaatgccttataaaaatttcttgctgagatgaatggttggACCGCACAGCTGTTAAAGGCTCTTGCAGAAAAGTAccaacaaagaaacaggccctttgggctatCTAGCTTGTGCTAAACTATTtaaactccccactcccacacccctaccATTCAGGTACCTACACAAAactccttaaatgttgaaatccagctcGCATTCACCATTTGTGTTGGCTGCTCATTCCGCACCCagatgaccatctgtgtgaagaagtttcccctcatgttccccttaacatttcaactttcacccttaagccatggcctctggttgtagttccacaccATCTccgtggtaaaagccagcttgcattttatctatgcccctctatcacaatcaaatctcccctcaatcttctacattccaaggaataaagtcctaacctgttcaatctttcctcgtaacccaagtcctccagacctggcaaaatccttgtaaattttctctgaactctcggAACCTCTTTTACAACTTTCATCTATCTACTGTTGTCAGtgctttggttcatgaaggccaatgggatgaaatctttctttccgtctctatctaactgtgataccactttcagtgaattacggacatgtattcccaggtccctttcctctaaaacactcctcagtgcccaaccagtcactgtgtaagacctacactggtaggtcctaccaaagtgcaacacctcacacttgtctgcattaaatttcattttccatttctcaaaccatttttccagctggtccagatcgcactgtaagtcatgatagtcttcctcgctgtccactacaccccaatcttggtgtcatccacagatttactgatccagttaaccacactatcatccagattactgatatagatgacaaacaacaacaggtcaagcactgatccctatggcacacaacatctgacttccaatataactcggagtcctgccatgtgcagaagttcgctgatgacacggccatagtgggatgtgtcaggaatggacaggaggaggagtataggaaactgatacaggactttgtgataaggtgcaactcaaactacctgcgtctcaatgtcaccaagaccaaggagatggtggtggactttaggagatctaggcctcatatggagccagtgatcattaatggagaatgtgtggagcaggttaagacctacaagtatctgggagtacagttggacgagaagctagactggactgccaacacagatgccttgtgcaggaaggcacagagtcgactgtacttccttagaaggttggcgtcattcaatgtctgcagtgagatgctgatgatgttctataggtcagttgttgagagcgccctcttctttgtggtggcgtgttggggaggaagcattaagaagaaggacgcctcacgtcttaataagctgataaggaaggcgggctctgtcgtgggcaaagtactggagagttcaacatcggtagctgagcgaagggcgctgagtaggctacggtcaattatggaaaaccctgaacatcctctacatagcaccatccagagacagagaagcagtttcagcaacaggttactgtcgatgcaatgctcctcagacaggatgaagaggtcaatactccccaatgccattaggctttacaattcaactgccaggacttaagaactttttttaaagctattattaatgctttttgagttagtgatttagatgcatatcatattattactgagttaagtattgtatgtacaacaagtgtatgggacattggaaaaaatgttgaatttccccatggggatgaataaagtatctatctatctatctatctatctatctagtcacaggcctccagtcagagaggcaaccatatgctaccacactctggcttctcccaaagacagtgtctcgtccaatttactatctcatcttgaatgctgagtgactgaaccttcttgaccaacctcccatatgagactttgtcaagtgccttgccgaagtccatgtagacaacatccactgccttgccttcatccactttcctgataacttcctcgagagactctataagattggtgagCCATGAactaccaagcacaaagccatgttgtctatccttaatcaattcacatctatccaaatacttatatatccggttcctgcacataagttccaataactttctccctactgatgtcaagcacaccaatgtacaatttcttagtttatttttagagcctttcttgaacagcggaacaacattggttgtcctccaatcctccagtacctcacctgtcactaagggtgatttaaatatctgtgcttgggcccCGACAACTTCTGCACCTGTCTTCcaaagggtccgagggaacaatttgtcaggccctggggatttatccatggcAATTTGCCTTCAGacggcaaacacctccacctctgtaatctgtacagtgtccatgaagttgatgctgctttgcctcacttctatagactctgtgtccacctcctgagtaaatacgaatgcagaaaaaatctcccccatctattttgtctcctcatatggattaccattctgattttgTAAAGGATTAATTTTcatccttgcaatctttttgctcttaacatatctgcagaatccatgaggattctccttcaccttgtctgctggggcaacctcatgccttctttcatcagtgttcacttgaatttcctgtatctcataagtaccccatttgttcctatctgcctgtatgcacctcctttttattgatctgggagatgaaaaccaaaggggtgatagagctgcatggcggggggtgggggtaaggggggtTAAACTAACATCTCAGGGGGAATGGAtgcctgaataacagaacagatagtgcaGGTGTTGTGGAGAcaggtgttgttcagacctcagacaaggtcaggaatgaaaaacgttgagcatggtgcagtaaatgtgctgagccctgtatatctcaatgcaaggagcatgataggaaaggtggatgtgttcagggaatggatcaacacctggaattaagatactaggatctggcaactgtggactgggacaggctgctttatggcaaaggtgtgcttggtaagtgggaggccttcaaagcgaaattttgaaagtacaaagcgggtatgtgcttgtcagaattaaaggtaaagatagaaactgcaGGGAACCTcagatttcaagagatattgagaccctggtgaagcacaaaatggagtttcttaacagggataggcaggcagGTTCTTATGAAGTATaaaaaatacaagagaacacataagagataaatcaggatggctaaaagcaGGCATGAGGTTGCCATTGCAGAAAAGATTAATCATCAGGGATTCcagagatagattaagagcaaaaggattttaAGGCACAAAGTTGGTTCTCTGTAAGACCAGAATGGCAATCCATGTGTGGAACCAAAgcaaatgggggagatcttaaatatgttttcatctctatttactcaggagatggacaaaggttCTATTGGAGTGTGAAAAAGCCACATTAAAatcgtggaccctgtacagattaaagaagagatgttatttcactgttcaacatagaacattgagcatagaaatctacatcatattccaggccattcagcctataatgttgtgccaaccacgtaacttactctagaaactgcctagaatttccctagcacagagccctctatttctctaagctccatgtgcctatgtaagaggctgttaaaaaatcctattgtatctgcctcaaccaccactgctggcagtggactgcacacacacactattttctaggtaaaaaacttacccttgccaTCCCCTCGGtaactatttccaagcaccttaaaactatgccccctcgtgttagccatttcaaccctgggggtaaaacctctggctatccacacgatcacttTATAGCCCTAAAAAAGGGTCTAAACATCAGAAAgtaaattatacattgctttgaggatctgttagaattatgagggtatagatagggtaaatgcaaacagctttttccactgaggttgggtaggatgacaaccagaggtcatgggtaagtggggaaggtgaaaatttaacgggaACATTTGGGAAAGCTTTTTAatgaaatggtcgtgagagtgtggaatgagatgccagcaaaAGTGGTGAATATAAGCCCAGTTTCAACAATAAGAGAAGTTTGATAGATACCTGAATGGTAGGGGCATGAAGGGTGATTGACCAAGTGCaagtagttgcattagacagcttaaatgtgtTCTCAGCATTGACTaggtgggccaaatagcctgtttctgtactgaacttctccatgtttctatgacagagaagctggccaaacttgtaaggggaaaggtaggagtgacaacggagcagcaatggctggagtttctgggagcaattcgggagctgagtgatcgacACATCCCAAAGAAGCGGAAGCATTGGATAGGCagaatgacacaaccatggctgaaatgagaagccaaaaccaacataaagaccaaagagagagcaaacaaaagagcaaaaactattgggaagcttttagaaaccaacagaagacgactaaaaaaaaagtcagatgagctcgcATGGATTTAtgatttgtagtcattaatgagtcttggtagcacccaactgTCTGAggcattcagaagaataagatatccggggcctcaatatctcttgaaaaccaaggttccctgcaccatttacctttcaacttttatttttacAGGCACGTACAAACtcaacaccctcaaaatttcacttctgaaggcctcacacttaccaagtactccttggGCAGAAAACAGCCAGTcgcaaaccacacttgtcagatcctttctgataccatcaaaattgacctttctccaatttagaatatcaatccatggtccagacctctctttttccatatttacttttgaatctcatggcattatgatcactaatttctgtcatcAGCCCTGGATCAGTTcccaacagcttattgcacacttctacgtcggGATTCCTACGCACTGATTaggggcacatttgacaaacgttaccccatttagtccttttacattatgggagtcctagtcaatatatggaaagttaaaatcacttactgcatcaagctttgtttcttggcatggtctgcgatctctctacaaatttgttcctctaaatccctcagactgttgggtgcaacaaAGTCCCAATCATGGCTACAATATCGTAAttccctgccctgagctcatctggctttcctacgatgcttcttgcattgtgatatacacagctcagcacattcatcgcaccatgctcagccatttgattgctgactccatctgaggtctgaacaacttcTGACCAAGCCTGTAaagatgggaatctgtccccccagtttaaCTCCCTACTGCTC
This window of the Hemitrygon akajei unplaced genomic scaffold, sHemAka1.3 Scf000073, whole genome shotgun sequence genome carries:
- the LOC140722269 gene encoding uncharacterized protein, whose product is MAHQRVHTAERPFTCSDCGKGFIRSSKLKVHQRVHTGERPFSCSDCGKGFNESSQLKVHQRVHTGERPFTCSVCGKGFTCSSKLKVHQRVHTGERPFTCLDCGKTFTCSSQLKVHQRVHTGEWPFTCSDCGKGFTQSSKLKVHQRVHTGERPFTCSDCGKGYTCSSQLKVHQRAHTGERPFTCSVCGKGFTRSSELLVHQRVHTGERPFTCSDCGKGFTRSSELLVHQRVHTGEWPFTCLDCGKGFTCSSQLKVHQRVHTGERPFTCLDCGKGFTCSSQLKVHQRVHTGEQPFNCSDCGKGFTCSFKLMVHQRVHTGERPFTCSDCGKGFTCSSQLKRHQRVHTGEKPFTCSECGRAFTRSSELLIHQRVHTGEKPFTCSECGRAFTRSSELLTHQRVHTGEKPFTCSECGKGFTWLSNLHSHQRVHTGEKPFICSVCWKGFTRLSNLHSHQRVHTGEKPFTCSECGKAFTVSSQLLRHQRVHTGEKPFTCSECGKGFTDSSDLQRHQKVHTGEKPFICSVCGKGFTCSSHLQSHQQLHTGEKPFTCSDCGKGFSRSSSLQSHQSVHTGEKPFTCSECGKGFTVSSQLLTHQRVHTGEKPFTCSDCGKGFSRSSDLRSHQRVHTGEKPFTCLDCGKGFSRSSNLRSHQRVHTGEKPFTCSVCGKGLTSSSNLLSHQSVHTGEKPFTCSVCGKAFTRPSKLKVHQRVHTGEKPFTCSVCGKGFTLSSSLLKHQSVHTF